From Aedes albopictus strain Foshan chromosome 1, AalbF5, whole genome shotgun sequence, one genomic window encodes:
- the LOC109432062 gene encoding phenylalanine--tRNA ligase beta subunit: protein MPTVGVKRDLLFQALGKTYTDDEFQKLCFEFGLELDEVTTEKQMITKEQGEVDAAKDASEEIIYRIDIPANRYDLLCLEGLVLGLQVFLGKIPFPQFMKVDPAKGAAVQKMVITEATKQIRPFAVAAVLRDVTFTKDSYNSFIDLQDKLHQNICRKRALVAIGTHDLDTLKGPFTYDAKAPKDIKFVPLNQEKAMTAEELMEFYSTHAQLKAYLPIIRDSPVYPVIYDSNGVVLSLPPIINGDHSKIKLETKNIFIECTATDLTKAKIVLDTLVCMFSAHCARPFTVEACAVVNPNGETVHYPELAFRKEIVSAEKVNALIGIKETPESMAKMLNRLLPTTQSVTNKDQLEVLIPPTRHDMLHACDIYEDVAIAYGYNRIPKTLPGTMHIARQYPLNKLTEQLREQIAQAGFTEGLTFTLCSRDDIAAKMNQKIEEVPAVHIANPKTLEFQVVRTTLIPGLLKTLAANRKMPLPLKLFEVSDVVLADPNAEVGARNQRRVCAVNCNKTAGFEVVHGLLDRVMQLLEVPWDKETGYYLKAVDDAAYFPGRCASIVYKGADIGRIGVLHPTVLHSFEITTPCSVVEFDMELFV from the exons ATGCCGACCGTCGGAGTGAAACGCGATCTGCTGTTCCAAGCGCTCGGAAAGACCTACA CGGACGATGAGTTCCAGAAGCTGTGCTTCGAATTCGGCCTGGAGCTGGATGAGGTGACCACCGAGAAGCAAATGATCACCAAGGAACAGGGCGAGGTGGATGCGGCAAAGGATGCCTCGGAGGAGATCATCTACCGGATCGACATTCCGGCCAATCGGTACGATCTGCTGTGTTTGGAGGGACTGGTGCTCGGGCTGCAGGTGTTCCTTGGGAA gattccgtTCCCGCAGTTCATGAAGGTGGATCCGGCCAAAGGCGCCGCCGTCCAGAAGATGGTAATCACGGAGGCTACGAAGCAGATTCGTCCCTTTGCTGTGGCGGCCGTTCTGAGGGATGTTACCTTCACGAAGGACTCGTACAACAGTTTCATCGATCTGCAGGACAAGTTGCACCAGAACATCTGCCGGAAGCGTGCGTTGGTTGCCATTGGAACGCACGATCTGGACACCCTGAAGGGACCGTTCACGTACGATGCAAAGGCTCCGAAGGATATTAAGTTTGTTCCGTTGAACCAGGAGAAGGCAATGACCGCGGAGGAGCTGATGGAGTTCTACTCGACGCACGCCCAGCTGAAGGCCTATCTGCCGATCATTCGGGATTCTCCGGTTTATCCGGTGATTTACGATTCGAATGGAGTGGTTCTATCGCTTCCGCCGATCATCAACGGGGATCACTCGAAGATCAAGCTGGAGACGAAGAACATCTTCATCGAATGTACGGCCACCGATTTGACCAAGGCCAAGATCGTCCTGGACACGCTGGTGTGTATGTTCTCCGCCCACTGCGCAAGGCCTTTCACGGTGGAAGCCTGCGCCGTGGTCAATCCGAACGGAGAGACGGTTCACTATCCGGAGCTGGCCTTCCGGAAGGAGATCGTTTCGGCCGAGAAGGTGAACGCCCTGATCGGAATCAAGGAAACGCCGGAATCGATGGCCAAGATGCTCAACCGGTTGCTCCCGACCACCCAAAGCGTCACGAACAAGGACCAGCTGGAAGTCCTCATTCCTCCGACTCGGCACGACATGCTTCACGCCTGCGACATCTACGAGGACGTGGCCATCGCCTACGGCTACAATCGCATCCCGAAGACGCTCCCTGGAACCATGCACATCGCCCGGCAGTACCCGCTGAACAAGCTTACCGAACAGCTGCGGGAGCAAATTGCCCAGGCCGGATTCACCGAAGGTCTCACCTTTACCCTGTGTTCCCGGGATGACATCGCCGCCAAAATGAACCAGAAGATCGAGGAAGTCCCCGCCGTTCACATTGCCAACCCGAAAACCCTGGAGTTCCAAGTCGTTCGGACCACTCTTATCCCGGGTCTCCTGAAAACCCTAGCCGCCAACCGGAAGATGCCCCTTCCGCTAAAACTCTTCGAAGTGTCCGACGTGGTCCTGGCGGATCCGAACGCGGAAGTCGGTGCTCGCAATCAGCGCCGGGTCTGCGCCGTCAATTGCAACAAAACGGCCGGATTCGAGGTGGTCCACGGTTTGCTGGATCGCGTCATGCAACTGCTGGAGGTCCCATGGGATAAGGAAACCGGATACTACCTGAAGGCCGTGGATGATGCGGCCTACTTCCCGGGGCGGTGCGCTTCCATCGTGTACAAGGGGGCGGACATCGGCCGGATCGGGGTGCTTCATCCGACGGTGTTGCACTCGTTCGAGATTACCACGCCCTGCTCGGTGGTGGAGTTCGACATGGAGCTGTTCGTTTAA
- the LOC109404037 gene encoding tRNA-uridine aminocarboxypropyltransferase 1 has product MTDSGDGSSPPPQPDNPFSGMHIDDTAFLKQVEGRSPCTICGKSRKFFCYHCYVPVAELEDKLRFVKLPIKVDIIKHKNEIEGKSTAIHAAILAPEDVKIYTYPDIPDYREEEGAVLIFPTPDAVTVASLCSGELPKVKDNYGLPKGHHIGTLLRCKLTDIVAEQSSSDEDETKKPGLAHRLPVRKAVFIDSTWSQCRGIYKDERVACLRTVVIQNRISQFWRHQKNSPRWFLATVEAVHQFLIELHINAYGLDSRYQGLTHLGYLNFPHDKLVQCGEMLESGQPSPYNGQYDNLLFFFLHMYNLIHDYYEHHTLRAYRRPLFLEDKYQQQLKKQQEQIGETVST; this is encoded by the exons ATGACCGATTCCGGCGATGGGTCATCGCCTCCCCCGCAGCCGGACAATCCATTCTCCGGAATGCACATCGACGACACGGCATTCCTGAAACAGGTGGAAGGTCGCAGCCCGTGCACGATTTGTGGCAAATCGAGGAAATTCTTCTGTTACCATTGCTACGTTCCGGTGGCGGAACTGGAGGATAAGCTGCGATTCGTGAAG CTACCGATCAAAGTCGACATCATCAAGCACAAGAACGAAATCGAAGGGAAGAGTACGGCCATCCATGCGGCGATTCTGGCCCCGGAGGATGTAAAAATTTACACGTATCCGGACATTCCGGACTACAGGGAAGAGGAGGGTGCGGTGCTGATATTCCCCACGCCGGATGCCGTTACCGTGGCCAGCTTGTGCAGCGGGGAGCTTCCGAAGGTGAAGGACAATTATGGATTGCCCAAGGGGCATCACATTGGAACTTTGCTGCGGTGCAAATTGACGGACATTGTAGCGGAACAGTCGTCGTCCGATGAGGATGAAACGAAGAAGCCAGGTCTGGCACATAGGTTACCGGTGCGGAAGGCGGTGTTCATCGATAGCACTTGGAGCCAGTGTCGCGGGATTTACAAGGACGAAAG GGTCGCCTGCTTGAGGACGGTCGTCATTCAGAATAGGATCTCGCAGTTCTGGCGCCATCAGAAGAACAGCCCCCGATGGTTCCTGGCCACAGTGGAAGCGGTGCATCAGTTCCTGATAGAACTTCACATCAACGCCTACGGGTTGGACTCGCGATACCAAGGGTTGACGCATCTAGGGTACCTAAACTTTCCTCACGATAAACTGGTGCAATGCGGGGAAATGCTGGAAAGTGGCCAGCCCTCGCCCTACAACGGCCAGTACGACAATTTGCTGTTCTTCTTCCTGCACATGTACAACTTGATACATGATTACTACGAGCATCATACTCTGAGGGCGTACCGAAGGCCACTCTTCCTGGAGGATAAATATCAGCAACAGTTGAAGAAGCAACAAGAGCAAATAGGAGAAACTGTATCAACATGA
- the LOC109404038 gene encoding signal peptidase complex subunit 1, with translation MFNIATHMDFEGQGRAEKLSRVIITLFGAVGLIWGYIIQQFSQTVYILIAGVLLASILTIPPWPIYRRKPLNWQKPRPEPQVTAGGTETESAKKKKK, from the exons ATGTTCAACATCGCAACGCATATG GACTTTGAAGGCCAGGGACGCGCCGAGAAGCTGTCCCGAGTGATCATCACCCTGTTCGGAGCGGTCGGTCTCATCTGGGGCTACATCATCCAGCAATTTTCCCAAACGGTGTACATTCTGATTGCCGGTGTGCTGCTGGCTTCGATT ctgaccattCCGCCATGGCCAATTTACCGCCGCAAGCCCTTGAACTGGCAGAAACCCCGCCCGGAACCTCAAGTGACCGCCGGAGGAACGGAAACCGAGtccgccaagaagaaaaagaagtag